In one Streptosporangiales bacterium genomic region, the following are encoded:
- a CDS encoding polysaccharide deacetylase family protein, whose product MSRPDVPTTGPSRDFIGYGRFPPKVRWPNDASLVISVVLNYEAGAEYSLLEDGRNDSWGEHSDQIGSEIRDLGTETHFEFGSRVGVWRLARLFDRLRVPVSVGACAVALERNPAVAEWIVDAGHEALAHGYRWTENSSLTKAEEREHMLRSVEVFERLTGSHPLGWFVRSFPSVHTRELLVEEGGFLYDSDSCNDELPYFVDVHDTPFLVVPYSKVYNDSRYFLEPTYGTPRHFLESLRAGVEYLCQEVAEGGTPRMMSVGLHERWSGQANRACAVRDFLEYAQDRSDVIFMRRADIARWWIEHHQNWTEAQPGTSPVGSPARPPS is encoded by the coding sequence ATGAGTCGACCTGACGTCCCGACTACCGGTCCTTCTCGAGACTTCATCGGCTACGGCCGATTCCCCCCGAAGGTCCGATGGCCGAATGACGCCAGCCTCGTGATCAGCGTCGTACTCAACTACGAGGCCGGGGCCGAGTACTCGTTGCTCGAGGACGGCCGTAACGACAGTTGGGGGGAGCACTCCGACCAGATCGGGTCCGAGATACGGGATCTCGGCACCGAGACCCACTTCGAGTTCGGGAGCAGGGTAGGAGTCTGGCGTCTAGCCCGGCTTTTCGACCGCCTCCGCGTCCCCGTCTCCGTCGGTGCCTGCGCGGTCGCGCTCGAACGTAACCCCGCGGTGGCCGAATGGATCGTCGACGCGGGCCACGAGGCGCTGGCCCACGGGTACCGCTGGACGGAGAACTCCTCGCTGACGAAGGCGGAAGAGCGTGAGCACATGCTTCGCTCGGTGGAGGTCTTCGAGCGGCTCACCGGGAGTCATCCGCTCGGCTGGTTCGTGCGCTCGTTCCCCAGCGTGCACACCAGAGAGCTGCTCGTCGAGGAAGGCGGGTTCCTCTACGACTCCGACTCGTGCAACGACGAGCTTCCCTACTTCGTCGACGTGCACGACACGCCGTTTCTCGTGGTCCCCTACTCGAAGGTCTACAACGACTCTCGGTACTTCCTCGAACCGACCTACGGCACGCCCCGGCACTTCTTGGAGAGCCTGCGAGCAGGTGTCGAGTACCTGTGCCAGGAGGTCGCGGAGGGTGGCACCCCGAGGATGATGTCCGTCGGGTTGCACGAACGCTGGAGCGGGCAGGCGAACCGCGCATGCGCAGTGCGCGACTTCCTCGAGTACGCACAGGACCGATCCGACGTCATCTTCATGCGCCGGGCCGACATCGCCCGATGGTGGATCGAGCACCACCAGAACTGGACGGAGGCGCAACCGGGCACGAGTCCGGTGGGCTCGCCAGCGCGGCCACCGTCCTGA
- a CDS encoding TetR family transcriptional regulator: MTTDSAQAGEAAPSGAGTGKRERLIAAARDLVYRQGVARTTLAHIAQAADVPVGNVYYYFKAKDDIIGAVVHTHADQLESTLAELGQRHRSPKARLKAFVRLLAERAASTPPQYGCPYGTLSSELAKQTDGSDPLAAPLMQIQLDWSEQQFRAMGRRDARELAVELVASYQGSAVLTSALGQSELMAHQTRRLEKWIDALATSAGARQPKTSRKEGRTPS; encoded by the coding sequence GTGACGACTGACTCAGCACAGGCCGGTGAGGCAGCGCCCTCCGGTGCGGGGACGGGCAAGCGAGAACGGTTGATCGCAGCCGCGCGCGACCTCGTATATCGCCAGGGCGTGGCGCGCACCACCCTCGCCCACATCGCCCAGGCCGCCGACGTACCGGTGGGCAACGTCTACTACTACTTCAAGGCCAAGGACGACATCATCGGCGCCGTGGTGCACACACACGCCGACCAGCTCGAATCAACGCTCGCCGAGCTGGGACAGCGGCACCGCAGCCCCAAGGCCCGACTCAAGGCCTTCGTTCGCCTCCTGGCCGAGCGAGCGGCCTCGACCCCACCGCAATACGGCTGCCCGTACGGAACACTGAGCTCGGAGCTGGCCAAACAGACCGACGGATCGGATCCACTCGCCGCGCCGCTGATGCAGATCCAGCTCGACTGGAGCGAACAACAGTTCCGCGCCATGGGCCGACGCGACGCACGCGAGCTGGCGGTCGAGCTTGTCGCCTCCTACCAGGGCAGCGCCGTCCTCACCAGCGCGCTCGGACAATCCGAGCTCATGGCCCACCAAACCCGGCGTCTCGAGAAATGGATCGACGCGCTGGCAACCTCAGCGGGAGCCCGTCAACCGAAGACGAGCCGGAAAGAAGGGCGTACGCCATCGTGA
- a CDS encoding TIGR03618 family F420-dependent PPOX class oxidoreductase — MDRRAGNLSGSPSTEDEPERRAYAIVTDLAAFAELVPLDHGLCVINTLRGDGTVQSSVVNAGVLQHPQRAGRVVGLVATGGSRKLRNLRAQPRATIVVRAGWRWATVEGDTEIVGPDDPYPDVDSEALRLMLRDIFRAAGGTHDDWDTYDRAMAEERRAAVLIAPHRIYTNPQTS, encoded by the coding sequence ATGGATCGACGCGCTGGCAACCTCAGCGGGAGCCCGTCAACCGAAGACGAGCCGGAAAGAAGGGCGTACGCCATCGTGACTGATCTCGCTGCGTTTGCCGAGCTGGTACCTCTCGATCATGGCTTGTGTGTGATCAACACATTGCGCGGCGACGGCACTGTCCAGTCGTCGGTAGTCAACGCTGGAGTCCTGCAGCACCCACAGCGAGCAGGACGGGTTGTCGGGCTCGTCGCCACCGGCGGCTCCCGCAAGCTGCGAAACCTGCGTGCCCAACCCCGAGCCACCATTGTCGTCCGGGCGGGCTGGCGCTGGGCCACCGTCGAGGGTGACACCGAGATCGTCGGGCCTGACGACCCGTATCCCGATGTCGACAGCGAAGCACTGAGACTGATGTTGCGGGACATCTTCCGGGCCGCCGGCGGTACTCACGACGACTGGGACACCTACGACCGAGCGATGGCAGAAGAGCGGCGAGCTGCCGTACTCATCGCCCCCCACCGCATCTACACCAACCCGCAGACCTCATGA
- a CDS encoding DinB family protein: MDVDYHRELLGQLQWHWKSQLRPRLDGLTDAEYFWEPVDGCWSIRPREGGGFSCDWAPTEPSQPPVTTIAWRLAHISVLVLGLRAATHFEGISQQEYGNRLQTMDWPGTAADGLAALDDAYDRWVTGVTSWGEKGLAEECGEAEGPWARHPRATLVLHINREVIHHGAEIATLRDLYRTSNAAEPGSISAKS, from the coding sequence ATGGATGTCGACTATCACCGCGAACTACTCGGGCAGCTCCAGTGGCACTGGAAGAGTCAGCTCCGGCCGCGGCTGGACGGCCTGACCGACGCCGAGTACTTCTGGGAACCTGTGGACGGCTGCTGGTCCATCCGTCCCAGGGAAGGCGGCGGCTTCTCCTGTGACTGGGCGCCGACAGAACCCAGCCAGCCGCCGGTCACGACCATCGCGTGGCGGCTGGCGCACATCAGCGTGCTGGTGCTCGGCCTGCGCGCCGCGACGCACTTCGAGGGCATCTCCCAGCAGGAGTACGGCAACAGGCTGCAGACGATGGACTGGCCGGGAACTGCGGCCGACGGCCTCGCCGCTCTCGACGACGCGTACGACAGGTGGGTCACCGGCGTCACCTCCTGGGGTGAGAAGGGCCTGGCAGAGGAGTGCGGAGAGGCGGAGGGCCCGTGGGCACGGCATCCGCGGGCAACCCTGGTGCTGCACATCAACAGGGAGGTCATCCACCACGGCGCCGAGATAGCGACCCTCCGCGACCTCTACCGCACCTCGAACGCCGCCGAACCAGGATCAATCTCTGCCAAGAGTTGA
- a CDS encoding TetR family transcriptional regulator, whose protein sequence is MRTLSASTVAAVTGTARRQWGSLRQGQIVDAAVRLARTEGVAALTIRRLADEVGASRMALYRHVPSKDALLDLVANAVAERLAVPDVSVDSPWQDRLRQLAHAMRRELRALPDLAQLIMARGNHSPGGLHLAEAILATLTTADLDDAATARFYLVYVDLVLGRAHRELRGDPTSPSRNEALLAGAEHRPDAPRLRALAPRLRSADPDEVFETELDMFVAAVEHAAQTCESSSDNI, encoded by the coding sequence TTGCGGACACTGTCCGCAAGTACTGTTGCTGCCGTGACCGGCACGGCGCGACGGCAGTGGGGCAGCCTCCGGCAGGGGCAGATCGTCGACGCCGCAGTGCGGCTGGCCCGTACCGAGGGCGTGGCGGCGTTGACCATCCGCCGACTGGCGGACGAGGTCGGTGCGTCCCGGATGGCGTTGTACCGGCACGTGCCGAGCAAGGACGCTCTGCTCGACCTGGTGGCGAACGCCGTCGCCGAGCGCCTGGCCGTCCCCGACGTGTCGGTGGACAGCCCGTGGCAGGACCGGCTGCGGCAGCTCGCCCACGCCATGCGTCGCGAGCTGCGCGCGCTGCCCGACCTCGCCCAGCTGATCATGGCGCGCGGCAACCACAGCCCCGGCGGCCTGCACCTGGCGGAGGCCATCCTGGCGACCCTCACCACCGCCGACCTGGACGACGCGGCGACCGCGCGCTTCTACCTGGTGTACGTCGACCTGGTCCTGGGTCGAGCCCACCGGGAGCTCCGCGGCGACCCGACCAGCCCGAGCCGCAACGAGGCCCTCCTGGCCGGCGCCGAGCACCGCCCCGACGCCCCCCGCCTGCGCGCCCTCGCTCCCCGGTTGCGGTCCGCCGACCCCGACGAGGTGTTCGAGACCGAGCTGGACATGTTCGTCGCCGCCGTCGAACACGCGGCCCAGACTTGCGAGTCGTCATCGGACAATATATAA
- a CDS encoding NAD(P)-binding protein: MPEILVLVVGAGPVGLTLACGLAQQGVAVRVVDKAAGPATTSRANILHGRGVEVLDRVGALGDLPQRAASGFTMRPVMGGRVFTIRFGDVDGTPVRALYISQAEVESELRRRLAELGTAVEWGVELTDARPDAAGVDAVLASGESVRARWLVGCDGGDSAVRALAGFEFPGAAISEKFLLADLHVEDWDFDRDGGVGWYHEDGMLVAMPMPEPDGARDRGDLWRFMAYLPEGTRERLTDAQVVDSFRRIVPRRSGVSGVRVRDAAWTSVFRIQRRLVDDYRRGRVLLAGDAAHLHSPFGGQGMLTGVGDAENLAWKLALVVYGRAHEALLDTYAAERRPVAATVLKETGRGTWLQTSDSAMARALVRRVVAPLLSRPSVQRRLTLAASQLGVTYRAGPLGSRRGGRPYPGDRIPDLGCRAADGRATRLHAELRGRWALLTAATGVSECLAAARERLGQCVTALVPAARPGDEVWLVRPDGHLAWRGPSEPRALARWLDGTLQRGRAGR, from the coding sequence ATGCCCGAGATCCTCGTCCTCGTCGTCGGTGCCGGCCCGGTGGGGCTGACTCTCGCGTGCGGCCTGGCTCAGCAGGGTGTCGCGGTGCGGGTGGTCGACAAGGCTGCCGGCCCGGCGACCACGTCGCGCGCGAACATCCTGCATGGGCGGGGAGTCGAGGTGCTCGACCGGGTCGGCGCGCTCGGCGACCTCCCGCAGCGCGCCGCGTCCGGCTTCACGATGCGCCCGGTCATGGGCGGCAGGGTCTTCACAATCCGGTTCGGTGACGTGGACGGTACGCCCGTCCGGGCGCTGTACATCTCGCAGGCGGAGGTCGAGTCCGAGCTGCGGCGCCGGCTGGCCGAGCTGGGTACCGCGGTCGAATGGGGCGTCGAGCTGACCGACGCCCGACCCGATGCCGCGGGCGTCGACGCCGTACTGGCGTCCGGGGAGTCCGTGCGGGCGCGCTGGCTCGTCGGCTGTGACGGCGGCGACAGCGCGGTGCGTGCGCTCGCCGGCTTCGAGTTCCCCGGCGCGGCGATCAGCGAGAAGTTCCTCCTGGCCGACCTGCACGTCGAGGACTGGGACTTCGACCGCGACGGCGGGGTCGGTTGGTACCACGAGGACGGCATGCTGGTGGCCATGCCCATGCCCGAGCCGGACGGGGCTCGCGACCGAGGTGACCTGTGGCGGTTCATGGCCTACCTGCCGGAAGGGACACGGGAGCGGCTGACCGACGCACAGGTCGTGGACAGTTTCCGTCGCATCGTGCCCAGGCGCTCGGGCGTGTCCGGCGTACGAGTCCGCGACGCCGCGTGGACCTCGGTCTTCCGCATCCAGCGTCGTCTCGTCGACGACTACCGGCGTGGGCGCGTCCTGCTGGCCGGCGACGCGGCACACCTGCACTCACCGTTCGGCGGCCAGGGCATGCTCACCGGCGTCGGTGACGCCGAGAACCTCGCCTGGAAGCTGGCGCTGGTGGTGTACGGCCGTGCCCACGAGGCGTTGCTCGACACCTACGCGGCAGAGCGGCGTCCCGTTGCCGCCACGGTGCTGAAGGAGACCGGCCGAGGTACGTGGCTGCAGACGAGCGACAGCGCGATGGCGCGGGCGCTCGTACGCCGCGTCGTCGCTCCGCTGCTGTCGAGACCGTCGGTGCAGCGGCGGCTCACGCTGGCGGCGTCACAGCTCGGTGTCACGTACCGCGCCGGTCCGCTCGGGTCGCGCCGAGGCGGGCGTCCGTACCCGGGCGACCGGATTCCCGACCTCGGCTGCCGGGCGGCCGACGGCAGGGCGACCCGACTGCACGCCGAGCTGCGCGGACGCTGGGCGCTGTTGACGGCGGCAACCGGTGTGAGCGAGTGCCTCGCAGCCGCCCGCGAGCGCCTCGGGCAGTGCGTTACCGCGCTCGTCCCGGCCGCCCGTCCCGGGGACGAGGTGTGGTTGGTGCGTCCCGACGGTCACCTGGCATGGCGCGGACCGAGTGAGCCGCGAGCGCTGGCGCGTTGGCTGGACGGCACTCTCCAGCGAGGGAGGGCCGGGCGGTGA
- a CDS encoding TetR family transcriptional regulator, translating into MFVERGVEGTSIEQIARRAGVAKLTVYRRWKSKEELIAQAIDAARVRLAGTAETSLDGVDDLPVRELVAAIVPDVAVSLARPELRALIARTLGVTVSHPELARVYWQHHSQPRRQATRALLERAKREGILAEHIDPDVLMDMINGAVIHRLLQPDPPDAAEMREYLTKVYRQVGLLP; encoded by the coding sequence ATGTTCGTGGAACGCGGCGTGGAGGGTACGAGCATCGAGCAGATCGCCAGGCGGGCGGGCGTCGCGAAGCTGACCGTCTACCGACGGTGGAAGTCCAAGGAGGAGCTGATCGCGCAGGCCATCGATGCGGCGCGCGTCCGGCTGGCCGGCACCGCGGAAACGTCCCTCGACGGCGTCGACGACCTCCCGGTGCGCGAGCTGGTCGCCGCGATCGTGCCGGATGTGGCCGTGAGCCTCGCCCGGCCCGAGCTGCGCGCGCTGATCGCCCGCACGCTGGGCGTCACCGTGAGCCATCCCGAGCTGGCGAGGGTCTACTGGCAGCACCACAGCCAACCCCGCCGGCAGGCGACGCGGGCGCTGCTCGAGCGCGCCAAGCGGGAGGGCATCCTCGCCGAGCACATCGACCCCGACGTCCTCATGGACATGATCAACGGCGCCGTCATCCACCGGCTGCTGCAGCCGGATCCTCCCGACGCCGCCGAGATGCGCGAGTACCTGACGAAGGTCTACCGCCAGGTCGGCCTGCTGCCCTGA
- a CDS encoding AAA family ATPase codes for MPGAGVGDLVGRERELFLLDGRLRAALGGAGQVVSVSGEPGIGKTRLAGHVRDAATAAGMRCFWGRASEQDGAPAYWAFRQIVRRAVDASVPDRLGAAAADLAHVVPDLIALDAGRRVDRFAVCAAVGDLLLAVAEETGALVVVDDLQWADAGSVEMLEHLVDRLVEARLMLLVTYRDSEAGARLHLAHALSGIARHPAVTPIRLTGLSRAGVAAQLTGLLGESPDDVLVESINRRTRGNPFFVRELGLLLVQHPAADDRLPDAVRAAVGVRLAALPDDAHHLVRVAALFGGDVDATMLAEVVDEPLPAVLDGLDAATRAGVLTSSAGFVHDLVAEVARAELSTAERLDVHARIAARLAARGDAWQRAEEIAHHWLSSLPVGDPVEAVRWAERAAARAAEQLAWEQAAAMFARAVHAAGRAEPAERARLLRLRARACLRAYDVSAAHDAVRAAAAIARELADPVALAEAVLSFGDFADPAGRDERQALCEEALAALSDRDPLLRARLLAQLASHLDPVESRGRVEGATDEALALAEQVGDAHALASALHARQVARSGPEGLAERLRLADRMSELGTTTGDDERVLWGHLWRFDALLQLGKIDAAEVEVLRMARLVERLELPLARWHLGRAGAAIAFARGRFVEVRRFAEDMLGRAATARHRGGVHLARLLYALVATQTGKPPPTEALGADTAWQSMAGPGAILPLWHLAVGNVEEARRLYAGFPPADTLPPFVAVPTLQMKVELAAALDDRAGAQDAYRHLSPWADLFVCGGAGALHFTGSIHTWLGVAARASGRLDDAVRHLRAGIEANERAGSPPCVARSRLELARALARRGRPGDAEEAAASAQLAAAEAERLDMAPLLRWSRELQAAYGGAAPGRLTTRERQIAELVAQGLTNRQIAATVHIAERTAETHVQRCLTKLGLTNRTQLAAWVAESTYRA; via the coding sequence ATGCCCGGTGCCGGGGTTGGGGATCTGGTCGGCCGCGAGCGGGAGCTGTTCCTGCTCGACGGCCGGTTGCGTGCTGCACTGGGTGGTGCGGGCCAGGTGGTGTCGGTCAGTGGTGAGCCCGGTATCGGCAAGACGCGGCTGGCCGGCCACGTCCGGGACGCCGCAACCGCGGCGGGCATGCGCTGCTTCTGGGGACGCGCCAGCGAGCAGGACGGCGCGCCGGCGTACTGGGCGTTCCGGCAGATCGTCCGTCGTGCCGTGGACGCATCCGTGCCCGATCGGCTCGGTGCCGCGGCTGCGGATCTGGCGCATGTGGTGCCCGACCTGATCGCTCTGGACGCGGGTCGTCGGGTCGACCGCTTCGCCGTCTGTGCGGCGGTCGGTGATCTGCTGTTGGCGGTCGCCGAGGAGACCGGGGCGCTCGTGGTGGTGGACGACCTCCAGTGGGCGGACGCCGGTTCGGTGGAGATGCTCGAGCACCTGGTCGACCGGCTGGTCGAGGCGCGCCTGATGCTGCTCGTGACGTACCGCGACAGCGAGGCGGGCGCTCGTCTGCACCTGGCGCACGCGCTCTCGGGCATCGCGCGGCACCCGGCCGTGACACCGATCCGGTTGACGGGGTTGTCCCGCGCCGGCGTCGCGGCCCAGCTGACCGGGTTGCTCGGCGAGTCGCCGGATGACGTGCTCGTGGAGTCGATCAACCGCCGGACTCGCGGTAATCCGTTCTTCGTCCGCGAGCTGGGCCTGCTGCTCGTACAACACCCGGCGGCGGATGACCGGCTGCCGGACGCGGTGCGTGCCGCGGTCGGTGTTCGTCTGGCGGCGCTACCTGACGACGCGCACCACCTCGTCCGGGTGGCGGCGCTGTTCGGCGGAGACGTGGACGCCACCATGCTCGCCGAGGTCGTCGACGAGCCGTTGCCGGCGGTCCTCGACGGGCTTGATGCCGCGACCCGTGCCGGCGTCCTCACCAGCAGCGCGGGGTTCGTGCACGACCTGGTCGCCGAGGTGGCTCGCGCCGAGCTGTCCACCGCGGAACGGCTGGACGTGCACGCGCGGATCGCCGCGCGCCTTGCCGCGCGCGGCGACGCTTGGCAACGCGCGGAGGAGATCGCGCACCATTGGCTGTCGTCGCTACCGGTCGGCGACCCCGTCGAGGCGGTGCGATGGGCGGAACGTGCCGCCGCCCGCGCCGCCGAGCAGTTGGCCTGGGAACAGGCCGCTGCGATGTTCGCCCGTGCCGTGCATGCGGCTGGCCGGGCCGAGCCGGCCGAGCGTGCTCGCCTGCTCCGGTTACGCGCCCGCGCCTGCCTGCGGGCGTACGACGTCTCCGCCGCTCATGACGCCGTGCGCGCGGCGGCGGCGATCGCCCGCGAGCTGGCCGATCCGGTGGCTCTGGCCGAGGCGGTGCTCTCCTTCGGCGACTTCGCGGATCCCGCGGGACGCGACGAGCGGCAGGCGCTGTGCGAGGAGGCGCTCGCCGCGCTGTCCGACAGGGATCCGTTGCTGCGCGCTCGGCTGCTGGCCCAGCTCGCCAGCCACCTCGACCCCGTCGAGTCGCGGGGCCGGGTCGAAGGGGCGACCGACGAGGCGCTCGCGCTGGCCGAGCAGGTCGGTGACGCGCATGCCCTGGCCTCGGCACTGCACGCGCGGCAAGTGGCTCGCAGCGGGCCGGAGGGACTGGCCGAGCGGCTCCGCCTCGCCGACCGGATGAGCGAGCTCGGCACGACGACCGGCGACGACGAGCGGGTGCTGTGGGGGCATCTGTGGCGCTTCGACGCGCTCCTGCAACTCGGCAAGATCGACGCCGCCGAGGTCGAGGTGCTGCGGATGGCTCGCCTCGTCGAGCGATTGGAGTTGCCACTGGCTCGCTGGCATCTGGGGCGGGCGGGGGCGGCGATAGCGTTCGCTCGCGGCCGGTTCGTCGAGGTACGTCGGTTCGCCGAGGACATGCTCGGCCGGGCCGCCACGGCCCGGCACAGAGGCGGGGTGCACCTGGCCCGGCTGTTATACGCCCTGGTCGCCACGCAGACCGGCAAGCCGCCTCCGACGGAAGCCCTGGGCGCTGACACCGCGTGGCAATCGATGGCCGGCCCGGGCGCGATCCTGCCGCTGTGGCACCTCGCGGTAGGCAACGTGGAGGAGGCTCGCCGGCTCTACGCCGGTTTCCCACCCGCCGACACGTTGCCGCCGTTCGTCGCCGTACCGACGCTGCAGATGAAAGTCGAGCTGGCGGCCGCGTTGGACGACCGGGCGGGCGCGCAGGACGCCTACCGTCACCTGTCACCATGGGCGGACCTGTTCGTCTGTGGCGGCGCCGGTGCGCTGCACTTCACCGGGTCGATCCACACCTGGCTCGGCGTCGCGGCCAGGGCGTCGGGTCGACTGGACGACGCGGTGCGCCACCTGCGGGCCGGGATCGAAGCCAACGAGCGTGCCGGGTCACCGCCCTGCGTCGCCCGCTCGCGGCTCGAGCTGGCGCGCGCGTTGGCCCGCCGTGGCCGGCCCGGAGACGCGGAGGAGGCGGCCGCCTCGGCCCAGCTCGCCGCGGCCGAGGCCGAGCGGCTGGACATGGCACCGCTGCTGCGGTGGAGCAGGGAACTGCAGGCGGCGTACGGAGGTGCGGCACCGGGTCGGCTCACCACTCGAGAACGACAGATCGCCGAGCTGGTCGCCCAAGGCCTGACCAACAGGCAGATCGCGGCCACCGTGCACATCGCGGAGCGCACCGCGGAGACGCACGTGCAGCGCTGCCTGACCAAGCTCGGCCTCACCAACCGCACCCAGCTCGCCGCATGGGTCGCGGAAAGTACGTACCGCGCGTAA
- a CDS encoding amidohydrolase family protein produces MTTTTPRATRIVLRAARLFDGVTGALVPDPLVLIDGSRICAVDSGVRPPADAAVLDLPGATLLPGLIDTHVHLAFDASAEPVRRLGERTPDEALAAMTAAARAAARGGVTTVRDLGDRDYLALELRGRPGLPTIVAAGPPLTTPGGHCHFLGGATGRGATAVRRAVRDHVERGVDVVKVMASGGNLTPGSRPEDAQFTSAELRAAVDEAHRNGLPITAHAHGISAIAGALSAGVDGLEHVTFWTSDGISAPPELIQHIADCRVIVGATLGVRSVPGATVPPPVAARAQSIRANLRRLRSAGASIVAGSDAGLGAAKPHDAARYAYAALLDIGCSPAEAMRTLTSAAAAVCGLAHRKGRLAPGYDGDIVAVDGDPFADPAAIHRLRAVYVGGRPVLSAAPPIPNENTRSRS; encoded by the coding sequence ATGACGACGACCACACCACGGGCCACCCGCATCGTCTTGCGCGCCGCCCGGCTGTTCGACGGCGTGACCGGCGCGCTGGTACCCGACCCGCTGGTCCTCATCGACGGTTCCCGTATCTGCGCCGTCGACTCCGGTGTCCGGCCACCCGCGGATGCCGCTGTGCTGGATCTGCCCGGTGCGACGCTGCTGCCGGGGCTCATCGACACGCACGTCCACCTGGCCTTCGACGCCTCCGCGGAACCGGTTCGCCGCCTCGGTGAGCGGACGCCGGACGAGGCGCTCGCCGCCATGACGGCCGCCGCCCGCGCCGCGGCGCGCGGCGGTGTGACGACGGTCCGCGATCTCGGTGACCGCGACTACCTCGCCCTGGAGCTACGCGGTCGTCCCGGGCTGCCGACGATCGTCGCCGCCGGGCCGCCGCTGACCACACCGGGCGGCCACTGCCACTTCCTGGGCGGCGCCACCGGACGTGGTGCGACAGCCGTTCGACGCGCGGTCCGCGACCATGTCGAGCGCGGCGTGGACGTCGTGAAAGTGATGGCCAGCGGTGGCAACCTCACCCCGGGCAGCCGGCCGGAGGACGCTCAGTTCACCAGCGCCGAGCTGCGGGCCGCCGTGGACGAAGCGCACCGGAACGGCCTGCCGATCACCGCCCACGCCCATGGCATCTCGGCGATCGCCGGCGCACTGAGCGCCGGTGTGGACGGCCTCGAACACGTCACGTTCTGGACGTCGGACGGCATCAGCGCGCCGCCCGAGCTCATCCAGCACATCGCCGACTGCCGGGTGATCGTCGGCGCGACGCTCGGCGTCCGGTCGGTCCCCGGCGCGACGGTGCCGCCCCCTGTCGCCGCACGGGCACAGTCGATCAGAGCGAACCTACGTCGGCTGCGGTCTGCGGGGGCGAGCATCGTGGCCGGCAGCGACGCCGGACTCGGCGCGGCCAAGCCGCATGACGCCGCTCGCTACGCCTACGCGGCGCTGCTGGACATCGGCTGCTCACCCGCCGAGGCGATGCGCACGCTCACCTCGGCCGCGGCCGCCGTCTGTGGCCTCGCCCATCGCAAGGGCCGCCTCGCGCCCGGGTACGACGGCGACATCGTCGCCGTCGACGGTGATCCGTTCGCCGACCCCGCGGCCATCCATCGCCTCCGCGCGGTGTACGTCGGCGGCCGGCCCGTCCTGTCCGCAGCACCTCCCATCCCGAACGAGAACACGAGGAGTCGTTCATGA
- a CDS encoding alpha/beta fold hydrolase produces the protein MAYTDSGGDGELVLLVHAGVFGAWFEPLAAEPALAGLRIVRMVRAGYTGPTPDRPLTLTDHATHCAALLDELGGGPATVVGHSSSSAIALQLAVDRPDLVRGLVLGEPPLIEQLIDPEDAAAVRDAFRPVGQAVAAAAAGDDVSAAYDAFMGVVCGPHHRQVVTAALGGDGLARAVQDSAYFFRDEVAAAAQWEFDAATAARVRTPVLLVQGGASPPPTHRLVARLAALLPDVGVVTFDDDNHLLPLQSPAALARLVADHTRARNSLDHRKVMGPTALSSKA, from the coding sequence ATCGCCTACACCGACAGCGGTGGAGACGGGGAGTTGGTCCTGCTCGTACACGCGGGAGTCTTCGGGGCCTGGTTCGAGCCACTGGCCGCCGAGCCCGCGCTTGCCGGCCTGCGGATCGTGCGGATGGTCCGCGCCGGCTACACCGGGCCCACGCCCGACCGACCACTGACCCTCACCGACCATGCCACCCACTGCGCCGCGCTCCTCGACGAGCTCGGCGGCGGGCCGGCCACCGTGGTCGGGCACTCCTCGTCATCGGCGATCGCGCTACAACTTGCGGTCGACCGCCCGGACCTGGTCCGCGGGCTCGTCCTCGGCGAACCACCGCTCATCGAGCAGCTGATCGACCCGGAAGACGCCGCAGCGGTACGCGACGCCTTCCGTCCGGTGGGGCAGGCCGTCGCGGCAGCCGCGGCCGGCGACGACGTGTCCGCGGCTTACGACGCGTTCATGGGCGTGGTCTGTGGGCCGCACCACCGGCAGGTCGTCACCGCGGCGCTCGGGGGCGACGGCCTGGCACGTGCCGTGCAGGATTCCGCGTACTTCTTCCGTGACGAGGTCGCTGCTGCGGCCCAGTGGGAATTCGACGCCGCGACGGCGGCGCGGGTGAGAACGCCGGTGCTGCTCGTGCAGGGCGGCGCCAGTCCTCCGCCGACGCACCGTCTCGTCGCCCGGCTCGCCGCGCTACTGCCGGACGTCGGCGTCGTCACGTTCGACGACGACAACCACCTGCTTCCACTCCAGAGCCCGGCCGCCCTCGCCCGCCTGGTCGCCGATCACACCAGGGCACGGAACTCGTTGGATCATCGGAAGGTGATGGGACCGACGGCGCTCAGCTCGAAGGCGTGA